From Electrophorus electricus isolate fEleEle1 chromosome 8, fEleEle1.pri, whole genome shotgun sequence, the proteins below share one genomic window:
- the matn1 gene encoding cartilage matrix protein, translated as MALLGFLMLLCILGAQATMDLRHAAAMAAGLCNTKPTDVVFIIDSSRSVRPSEFEQVKVFLNKVIEGLDVGPDATRVGVVNYASRVKNEVSLKSHKAKAGLIKAVSKIEPLSSGTMTGLAIQFAMNVAFSDAEGARKSPDISKVAIIVTDGRPQDNVRDIAVRARESGIEIFAIGVGRVDMNTLKQMASEPLEEHTDYVQSYSLIEKLTKKFQEAFCVSDLCATGDHDCEQICLSAPGSFKCACREGHTLKDDGRTCSACSDVATDVVFLIDGSKSVRPENFELVKKWINQIVDKLEVSESKAHVGLVQYSSSVKQEFPLGRYNNKKDLKEAVKKMAYMERGTMTGQALRFLLDNSFTPNQGARPGVAKVGIVFTDGRSQDYIGDAAKKAKEHGFKMYAVGVGNAVEDELKEIASQPVADHYFYTADFKAMNQIAKKLQINTCPAEDPCECDSITKFQKKVEEALQALTKKLEGVTKRIAALENKIV; from the exons ATGGCACTGCTGGGGTTTCTGATGCTGCTGTGCATCTTGGGAGCTCAAGCCACTATGGACCTCAGACATGCCGCTGCCATGG ctgcTGGGTTGTGTAACACAAAACCTACGGATGTGGTGTTCATCATTGACAGCTCTCGGAGCGTGCGGCCCTCAGAGTTCGAGCAGGTCAAGGTTTTCCTTAACAAAGTTATAGAGGGCCTTGACGTGGGGCCCGATGCCACACGCGTGGGTGTGGTGAACTACGCCAGCCGGGTGAAGAATGAGGTGTCTCTCAAGTCGCATAAGGCGAAGGCCGGACTGATCAAGGCTGTGTCGAAAATTGAGCCACTCTCCTCAGGCACCATGACTGGCCTGGCTATCCAGTTCGCTATGAATGTGGCCTTCAGTGATGCAGAAGGGGCTCGCAAATCCCCAGACATCAGTAAG GTTGCCATTATCGTGACAGATGGACGACCACAGGACAATGTGCGGGACATTGCAGTGAGGGCCCGGGAGTCCGGCATTGAAATCTTTGCAATTGGTGTGGGGCGTGTGGACATGAATACACTGAAGCAGATGGCTAGTGAGCCCCTGGAGGAGCACACTGACTATGTGCAGAGCTACAGCCTCATCGAGAAGCTCACCAAGAAGTTTCAGGAGGCCTTCTGTG TCTCTGACCTGTGCGCAACAGGTGATCACGACTGTGAGCAAATTTGTCTCAGCGCACCAGGATCGTTCAAGTGTGCCTGCAGGGAGGGCCACACGCTTAAGGACGACGGCCGTACCTGCAGCG cCTGCAGTGATGTTGCCACAGACGTGGTCTTTCTGATAGACGGCTCAAAGAGTGTGAGGCCAGAGAACTTTGAGCTGGTGAAGAAGTGGATCAACCAGATTGTGGACAAGTTGGAAGTGTCAGAGTCCAAGGCTCACGTGGGCCTGGTGCAGTACTCCAGCTCTGTCAAGCAGGAGTTTCCGCTCGGCCGTTACAACAACAAGAAGGACCTGAAGGAAGCGGTGAAGAAGATGGCCTACATGGAGCGTGGGACCATGACTGGCCAGGCTCTCCGCTTCCTGCTGGACAACAGCTTCACCCCAAATCAGGGTGCAAGGCCTGGCGTGGCCAAGGTGGGCATCGTCTTCACTGATGGCAGGTCACAGGACTACATTGGAGATGCAGCAAAGAAGGCAAAGGAGCATG gaTTCAAAATGTATGCTGTGGGAGTAGGGAATGCTGTTGAGGATGAGCTGAAAGAGATTGCCTCACAGCCTGTAGCTGACCATTATTTCTACACTGCCGACTTCAAAGCCATGAACCAGATAGCCAAGAAGCTGCAGATCAACACTTGTCCAG cGGAGGATCCCTGTGAATGTGATTCTATTACTAAGTTCCAGAAAAAAGTGGAAGAGGCACTACAGGCATTAACAAAGAAAT TGGAGGGGGTAACAAAGAGGATTGCTGCTCTGGAGAACAAAATTGTGTGA
- the LOC113588348 gene encoding homeobox protein NOBOX, whose amino-acid sequence MVEDSLSASDYEGLCPLCEEDGDGLYLGLGVTEREREVDEEREETELKREQSKDDWIKGDELAGKGINEEGKQNGKKKEKGKEGMVEEKQETTVHDDDDDDDGDDYGHEGEEVEMDKESRPEEQTEVKKGDGKEGLSSDRVHQPVREGRVLQLDPGCPVNLVMVCEESVERCPMGQTQEPALIPVSEAPCLGKRMYGSSPSMEPTTLVAPGQLEVTLRQVYTTRCYTRFSGQPAQQQPLPSVPPDSSTQPLAYITSSPLQPAAPKKKIRTSYTTDQLEELERVFQDDHYPDAEKRKEIAISVGVTPQRVMVWFQNRRAKWRKISKAIVKKPPESRPMAPAPVHRPPVFPGPAFAPLPPQTGNALPPYSTLFTNSRSPPGNMDAGTACVSHGGSLDYIPPVMQSPPPLRRASLPYFAAYNPPTHMLSVLLDTSEHSEPQVLSLHTDHGFDYDAAGSSTRHESGPGNAQPFPLNTCTQQHSTLLPQQPNPLFAGRSDCFVGQSHPLLPQYSRLSYFTPSPYLTPSPSEGTTASTVPLNPGTSSGLLACSTGGHAYFQYPNSNQILLQSGVQAFQAYAWAGDACGHSGQFPPAVLRPQFTSQSHEGHYPPLLPPQHYAVPPRASCPSLSKSTPSDPMLNSTKPELEDAAQSQQARVSEAETVFHCDFSPIHF is encoded by the exons ATGGTAGAAGATTCCTTGTCCGCTAGTGATTACG AGGGCCTGTGTCCCTTATGTGAGGAGGATGGAGATGGGCTTTACCTAGGACTTGGagtcactgagagagagagagaagtagatgaagaaagagaagagacagagctAAAAAGGGAGCAGAGCAAAGATGATTGGATTAAAGGAGATGAACTTGCAGGTAAAGGGATCAATGAAGAAGGAAAgcaaaatggtaaaaaaaaagagaagggaaaGGAAGGAATGGTGGAAGAAAAGCAGGAGACGACTgtacatgatgatgatgatgatgatgatggcgaCGACTATGGTCATGAAGgtgaggaggtggagatggaTAAAGAGAGTAGACCAGAAGAGCAGACTGAAGTCAAAAAGGGTGATGGAAAGGAGGGGTTGAGCAGTGACCGGGTTCATCAGCCAGTGAGAGAGGGGCGTGTTCTACAGCTGGACCCTGGCTGTCCAGTAAACCTGGTAATGGTATGTGAGGAGTCTGTCGAGAGGTGT CCAATGGGTCAGACCCAGGAACCAGCCCTCATTCCTGTGTCTGAGGCGCCATGTCTTGGGAAGCGTATGTATGGTAGTAGCCCATCTATGGAGCCCACAACCCTTGTTGCCCCTGGTCAGTTGGAGGTGACTTTGAGGCAGGTGTACACTACGCGCTGCTACACTCGCTTCAGTGGCCAGCCTGCACAACAGCAGCCATTACCATCAGTCCCACCAGACAGCAGCACTCAGCCCTTGGCATACATCACCAGCAGTCCTCTACAGCCAGCTGCACCCAAGAAGAAAATTCGCACTTCCTACACCACTG ATCAGTTGGAGGAGTTGGAGAGGGTGTTTCAAGATGATCATTACCCCGATGCAGAGAAACGGAAGGAGATTGCAATATCAGTTGGTGTCACACCCCAAAGAGTCATG GTGTGGTTTCAGAATCGTCGTGCCAAGTGGCGCAAAATATCCAAAGCCATAGTGAAGAAGCCACCTGAGAGCAGGCCCATGGCTCCGGCACCTGTCCACAG gcctcCTGTGTTCCCAGGTCCTGCTTTTGCACCTCTACCTCCCCAAACTGGAAACGCACTCCCTCCTTACAGCACCCTCTTCACTAACTCCAGGAGCCCCCCAG GCAACATGGATGCAGGCACTGCCTGTGTTTCTCATGGGGGATCATTGGACTACATACCCCCAGTCATGCAGAGTCCGCCTCCTCTGCGCCGTGCCTCCTTGCCCTACTTTGCTGCGtataacccccccacacacatgctgtctgtgctgctggacACTTCAGAGCACAGTGAGCCTCAGGTCCTCAGCCTGCACACAGACCATGG GTTTGACTATGATGCTGCTGGATCTTCTACTAGGCATGAGTCTGGTCCTGGAAATGCTCAGCCTTTCCCACTTAACACATGCACCCAGCAGCACAGCACCTTATTGCCTCAGCAACCTAACCCTCTCTTTGCTGGGCGATCAGATTGCTTTGTTGGGCAGTCCCACCCGCTCCTGCCGCAGTACTCCCGCCTATCTTACTTCACCCCCTCTCCGTACCTAACCCCCAGCCCCAGCGAGGGCACCACTGCCTCCACTGTGCCCCTGAACCCAGGCACCAGCAGTGGGCTACTTgcctgctctactggaggacaTGCCTATTTCCAGTACCCAAACAGCAACCAGATACTACTGCAGTCTGGGGTGCAGG CATTTCAGGCCTACGCGTGGGCTGGTGATGCGTGTGGTCATTCGGGTCAGTTTCCACCTGCGGTCCTGAGGCCACAGTTCACTTCTCAAAGTCATGAAGGCCACTATCCTCCACTACTCCCACCCCAGCACTATGCTGTTCCTCCAAGAGCATCATGCCCCAGCCTGTCCAAGTCTACCCCCTCTGATCCCATGCTGAACAGCACCAAACCCGAGTTGGAGGATGCAGCACAGAGCCAGCAAGCCAGAGTCAGTGAGGCAGAGACTGTTTTCCACTGTGACTTCTCCCCCATTCACTTCTGA
- the LOC113588362 gene encoding mtp family protein, whose product MSGTRSLCCRVNTATHVSAIFYLACNLLMGVDLIFGIIQGKEPFIISYTEQKPAHGRHVFDIGTNLITLALMSVSSVLVLISHCKGPLCIVPFGMFMCLDVALSLLSLFDAPWGLPGTPTYRNALRIAANLKGGVKLEGEELNRVTMIFGVLFVLYILLKVYMFQVAVRSFYALKQDWGDSVYRTDRNTVRVKLPSYDDALKMKAEAMPPAYQES is encoded by the exons atgtcTGGAACCCGTTCACTGTGCTGCCGTGTCAACACGGCCACCCATGTGTCTGCTATCTTCTATCTG GCATGTAATCTGCTGATGGgtgttgatttgatttttgGAATAATCCAAGGGAAAGAGCCATTCATCATCTCCTACACTGAACAGAAACCTGCCCATGGCCgtcatgtgt TTGATATTGGCACAAACTTGATTACGTTGGCTTTGATGTCAGTCTCCAGTGTGCTGGTCCTGATATCTCACTGCAAG GGGCCGCTCTGTATCGTGCCTTTTGGGATGTTCATGTGTCTGGATGTGGCTCTGAGTCTTCTCTCCTTGTTTGATGCTCCATGGGGTCTGCCTGGGACCCCCACATACAGAAATGCCCTCCGTATTGCT GCAAACCTTAAAGGAGGTGTCAAGTTGGAAGGAGAGGAGTTGAACCGTGTCACCATGATATTTGGAGTTCTCTTTGTGCTATACATACTACTGAAG GTGTACATGTTCCAGGTGGCTGTGCGCTCTTTCTATGCACTGAAGCAAGACTGGGGAGACTCTGTGTACCGCACTGACAGGAACACCGTGAGG GTGAAACTGCCCTCCTATGATGACGCGCTGAAGATGAAGGCTGAGGCCATGCCCCCTGCCTATCAAGAGTCTTAG
- the sesn2 gene encoding sestrin-2 isoform X2, producing MKEENTVDLTQPLSTGPSAFIPSEVILDEVPGHDVMKEPLLKVSHTDHVTMVMGLHPAYLHCFLHTQNALLQPDGPLPLSWRHYIIIMATARHQCSYLVQKHSSAFLSAGGDDHWLRGLHFASPKIQRLQTLNKLLAHRPWLISQEHIKELVCPGAEPCWSLAELIQAVVLLSHGHSLSSFVLGCGILPEPHSSAEQHSQPHSPVAHISQGPIPAHRARTHHRELTEAVNEVQLLMEKMMMVQQQEEEFTQEEMVTRFERERTESLLEPAEVVCSALPDSVSHFVQDPDFIYQDFCPRGEQSPPTLRAQDYSWEDHGFSLMNRLYAEMAQLLEEKFQVVCALTYHTMAMHTDVDTSTLRKALWNYIHCIYGIRYDDYDYGDVNQLLERSLKVYIKTVACHPEKTTFRMYSSFWRQFHHSEKVHVNLLLMEARLQAALLYVLRAITRYMT from the exons ATGAag gAGGAGAACACTGTTGATCTTACTCAGCCTTTGTCCACCGGCCCCAGTGCCTTCATTCCATCTGAAGTG atACTGGATGAGGTGCCAGGGCATGATGTGATGAAAGAACCTCTGTTGAAAGTCAGTCATACTGACCATGTTACCATGGTAATGGGGTTGCATCCTGCCTACCTGCACTGCTTTCTGCACACCCAGAATGCTCTGCTTCAGCCTGATGGTCCCTTGCCACTGTCATGGCGACACTACATTATCATCATG GCCACGGCACGGCATCAGTGTTCATACCTTGTGCAgaaacacagttcagcattcCTTTCAGCCGGTGGTGATGATCACTGGCTTAGAGGCCTTCACTTTGCCTCTCCAAAAATCCAGCGTCTGCAGACACTCAACAAGCTTCTCGCTCACCGTCCATGGCTCATCAGCCAGGAACACATCAAA GAGCTGGTGTGTCCAGGTGCAGAGCCTTGCTGGTCATTGGCTGAGCTTATTCAAGCCGTGGTGCTCCTGAGCCATGGGCATTCTCTGAGCTCATTTGTCTTGGGCTGTGGGATCCTCCCAGAGCCTCACTCCTCAGCTGAACAACACTCTCAGCCACATTCCCCTGTGGCACACATCTCCCAGGGCCCTATCCCTGCCCACAGGGCCAGAACCCATCATCGGGAG TTGACTGAGGCTGTCAATGAAGTACAGTTGTTAATGGAGAAGATGATGATGGTTCAACAACAAGAAGAAGAATTCACTCAGGAGGAGATGGTGACTCGCTTTGAGAGGGAAAGGACAGAAAGTTTACTGGAACCAGCAGAAG TGGTGTGCTCTGCGCTCCCTGATTCTGTCTCACATTTTGTTCAGGATCCAGATTTCATTTATCAGGACTTCTGTCCACGAGGAGAACAGTCCCCTCCAACCTTGAGAGCTCAG gactACTCATGGGAGGACCATGGTTTCTCTCTGATGAACAGGTTGTATGCAGAGATGGCTCAGTTGCTGGAGGAGAAGTTCCAAGTGGTGTGTGCTCTGACATACCACACCATGGCCATGCACACAGATGTGGACACATCCACCCTCCGCAAAGCACTCTGGAACTATATACACTGCATTTATGGCATCAG gtatgatgattatgattatggCGACGTCAACCAGCTTCTGGAGCGTAGTCTGAAGGTGTACATAAAGACAGTTGCCTGTCATCCAGAGAAGACCACATTTAGAATGTACTCCTCTTTCTGGAGACAGTTTCATCATTCAGAAAAG GTACACGTGAACCTGCTGCTGATGGAGGCAAGACTGCAGGCAGCTTTGCTCTATGTACTCAGGGCCATCACCCGTTACATGACataa
- the sesn2 gene encoding sestrin-2 isoform X1, whose translation MKEENTVDLTQPLSTGPSAFIPSEVILDEVPGHDVMKEPLLKVSHTDHVTMVMGLHPAYLHCFLHTQNALLQPDGPLPLSWRHYIIIMATARHQCSYLVQKHSSAFLSAGGDDHWLRGLHFASPKIQRLQTLNKLLAHRPWLISQEHIKELVCPGAEPCWSLAELIQAVVLLSHGHSLSSFVLGCGILPEPHSSAEQHSQPHSPVAHISQGPIPAHRARTHHREVHLSNCACGQILIQLDVCMKVSNLGLCLLAQLTEAVNEVQLLMEKMMMVQQQEEEFTQEEMVTRFERERTESLLEPAEVVCSALPDSVSHFVQDPDFIYQDFCPRGEQSPPTLRAQDYSWEDHGFSLMNRLYAEMAQLLEEKFQVVCALTYHTMAMHTDVDTSTLRKALWNYIHCIYGIRYDDYDYGDVNQLLERSLKVYIKTVACHPEKTTFRMYSSFWRQFHHSEKVHVNLLLMEARLQAALLYVLRAITRYMT comes from the exons ATGAag gAGGAGAACACTGTTGATCTTACTCAGCCTTTGTCCACCGGCCCCAGTGCCTTCATTCCATCTGAAGTG atACTGGATGAGGTGCCAGGGCATGATGTGATGAAAGAACCTCTGTTGAAAGTCAGTCATACTGACCATGTTACCATGGTAATGGGGTTGCATCCTGCCTACCTGCACTGCTTTCTGCACACCCAGAATGCTCTGCTTCAGCCTGATGGTCCCTTGCCACTGTCATGGCGACACTACATTATCATCATG GCCACGGCACGGCATCAGTGTTCATACCTTGTGCAgaaacacagttcagcattcCTTTCAGCCGGTGGTGATGATCACTGGCTTAGAGGCCTTCACTTTGCCTCTCCAAAAATCCAGCGTCTGCAGACACTCAACAAGCTTCTCGCTCACCGTCCATGGCTCATCAGCCAGGAACACATCAAA GAGCTGGTGTGTCCAGGTGCAGAGCCTTGCTGGTCATTGGCTGAGCTTATTCAAGCCGTGGTGCTCCTGAGCCATGGGCATTCTCTGAGCTCATTTGTCTTGGGCTGTGGGATCCTCCCAGAGCCTCACTCCTCAGCTGAACAACACTCTCAGCCACATTCCCCTGTGGCACACATCTCCCAGGGCCCTATCCCTGCCCACAGGGCCAGAACCCATCATCGGGAGGTGCACCTATCTAACTGTGCCTGTGGACAAATACTGATTCAATTAGATGTTTGTATGAAGGTCTCTAATTTGGGTCTGTGCCTCCTTGCCCAGTTGACTGAGGCTGTCAATGAAGTACAGTTGTTAATGGAGAAGATGATGATGGTTCAACAACAAGAAGAAGAATTCACTCAGGAGGAGATGGTGACTCGCTTTGAGAGGGAAAGGACAGAAAGTTTACTGGAACCAGCAGAAG TGGTGTGCTCTGCGCTCCCTGATTCTGTCTCACATTTTGTTCAGGATCCAGATTTCATTTATCAGGACTTCTGTCCACGAGGAGAACAGTCCCCTCCAACCTTGAGAGCTCAG gactACTCATGGGAGGACCATGGTTTCTCTCTGATGAACAGGTTGTATGCAGAGATGGCTCAGTTGCTGGAGGAGAAGTTCCAAGTGGTGTGTGCTCTGACATACCACACCATGGCCATGCACACAGATGTGGACACATCCACCCTCCGCAAAGCACTCTGGAACTATATACACTGCATTTATGGCATCAG gtatgatgattatgattatggCGACGTCAACCAGCTTCTGGAGCGTAGTCTGAAGGTGTACATAAAGACAGTTGCCTGTCATCCAGAGAAGACCACATTTAGAATGTACTCCTCTTTCTGGAGACAGTTTCATCATTCAGAAAAG GTACACGTGAACCTGCTGCTGATGGAGGCAAGACTGCAGGCAGCTTTGCTCTATGTACTCAGGGCCATCACCCGTTACATGACataa